A stretch of the Marivirga tractuosa DSM 4126 genome encodes the following:
- the katG gene encoding catalase/peroxidase HPI, protein MEHMSNLGDVGKCPVMHGGNTKIGGNGSMNKDWWPNQLNLGILHQHSSKSNPLGEDFDYAEAFKKVNLKELKIDIEKVLTTSQDWWPADYGHYGPFMIRMAWHSAGTYRTGDGRGGAGTGNQRFAPVNSWPDNGNLDKARRLLWPIKQKYGNSVSWADLFILTGNVALESMGFKTFGFGGGREDIFQPEEDIYWGAEDTWLGNNRYSGERDLEDPLAAVQMGLIYVNPEGPDGNPDPQKSAYDIRETFKRMAMNDYETVALTAGGHTFGKTHGAGDAALVGPEPEAAPIEQMGLGWISSHKSGKGRDTITSGLEGAWTPTPTQWDMSYFDVLFGYDWELSKSPAGAHQWVPKNIADKDKAPDAEDASIKVGIMMTTADMAMKVDPDYRKISEHFHKNPEEFADAFARAWFKLTHRDMGPKVRYLGPEVPKEDLDWQDPIPAVDYEIINRQDVKELKAQILETGLSVSELVYTAWSSASTFRGSDKKGGANGARIALTPQKDWEVNQPAQLSKVLNALTDIQKKFNDAQSGNKKVSLADLIVLGGCAAIEKAAKDAGHSVEVPFTPGRADTTQDLTDVESFEWLKPEADGFRNYRRTAFTVPDEEMLIDKAQLLELSAPEMTVLIGGLRALDANYNNSKHGVLTKTPGKLTNDFFVNITDINTEWAPAKEDDIFEAKDRKTGEKKWTATRVDLVFGSNSQLRAISEVYAQNDTKEKFVKDFVKAWDKVMNLDRFELE, encoded by the coding sequence ATGGAACATATGAGTAATCTGGGAGACGTAGGAAAGTGTCCCGTAATGCATGGCGGTAATACTAAAATTGGTGGTAATGGCTCTATGAATAAAGATTGGTGGCCCAACCAGTTAAATCTTGGGATTTTACATCAACATTCTTCCAAATCAAATCCCTTAGGAGAAGATTTTGATTATGCTGAAGCGTTTAAAAAAGTAAATCTTAAAGAACTAAAAATAGATATTGAGAAAGTATTGACCACTTCACAAGATTGGTGGCCAGCTGATTATGGACATTACGGACCTTTCATGATCCGGATGGCGTGGCATAGTGCAGGTACCTATAGAACAGGTGATGGTCGTGGTGGCGCAGGCACAGGAAATCAACGATTTGCACCTGTGAATAGCTGGCCAGACAACGGTAACTTGGATAAAGCTAGAAGACTGCTTTGGCCTATCAAGCAAAAATATGGAAATAGCGTTTCCTGGGCAGATTTATTTATTCTGACAGGAAATGTAGCTTTAGAATCAATGGGATTCAAAACATTCGGTTTTGGTGGAGGTCGTGAAGATATTTTCCAACCTGAAGAAGACATTTATTGGGGTGCAGAAGATACTTGGCTAGGCAACAATCGCTACTCAGGTGAAAGAGATTTGGAAGATCCTTTAGCAGCAGTGCAAATGGGATTGATTTACGTTAACCCTGAAGGTCCAGATGGTAATCCTGATCCTCAAAAATCAGCTTATGACATCCGTGAGACTTTCAAGCGTATGGCAATGAATGATTATGAAACCGTTGCTTTAACAGCAGGTGGACATACATTTGGTAAAACTCATGGTGCTGGAGATGCAGCTTTAGTGGGACCTGAGCCGGAAGCTGCACCAATCGAGCAAATGGGCCTCGGTTGGATCAGTAGTCATAAAAGCGGTAAAGGAAGAGATACTATTACTAGTGGATTAGAGGGTGCTTGGACGCCAACTCCTACACAATGGGATATGAGTTATTTTGATGTTCTTTTTGGATATGATTGGGAATTATCGAAAAGTCCTGCTGGAGCGCATCAATGGGTGCCGAAAAACATAGCGGATAAAGATAAAGCGCCTGATGCGGAAGATGCATCGATTAAAGTAGGCATTATGATGACTACTGCAGATATGGCCATGAAGGTAGATCCTGATTACCGTAAGATATCAGAACATTTCCATAAAAACCCAGAGGAATTTGCAGATGCTTTTGCTAGAGCTTGGTTTAAATTAACTCATAGAGATATGGGGCCGAAAGTTCGATACCTAGGACCTGAAGTTCCTAAGGAAGATTTAGATTGGCAAGATCCAATTCCTGCAGTTGATTATGAAATCATTAATAGGCAGGATGTAAAAGAGCTAAAAGCTCAAATTTTAGAAACGGGTCTTTCAGTTTCTGAATTGGTTTATACGGCTTGGTCTTCTGCTTCAACTTTCAGAGGTTCAGATAAAAAAGGTGGTGCTAATGGTGCCAGAATCGCTTTAACTCCTCAAAAGGATTGGGAAGTGAATCAGCCTGCTCAATTATCAAAAGTATTGAATGCATTGACTGATATTCAGAAGAAATTCAATGATGCGCAGTCTGGAAATAAGAAAGTTTCGTTGGCCGATTTAATAGTATTAGGTGGTTGTGCAGCCATAGAGAAAGCAGCTAAAGATGCAGGACATAGCGTAGAAGTACCATTTACTCCAGGTCGTGCCGATACTACTCAGGACTTAACGGATGTGGAATCTTTCGAGTGGTTGAAGCCTGAAGCAGATGGTTTTAGAAACTACAGAAGAACTGCATTCACCGTTCCGGATGAAGAAATGTTAATAGACAAAGCACAGTTGCTAGAGCTAAGTGCTCCTGAAATGACGGTTTTGATTGGAGGTTTGAGAGCTTTGGATGCAAATTATAATAATTCAAAGCATGGGGTTTTAACGAAAACGCCAGGTAAATTGACCAACGATTTCTTTGTGAATATTACGGATATCAATACCGAGTGGGCACCAGCCAAAGAAGATGATATCTTTGAGGCAAAAGATAGAAAAACAGGCGAGAAGAAATGGACAGCTACAAGAGTTGACCTTGTATTTGGTTCTAACTCTCAGTTGAGAGCCATTTCAGAAGTTTATGCCCAAAATGATACTAAGGAGAAATTTGTAAAAGATTTCGTGAAAGCTTGGGATAAGGTGATGAATCTAGACAGATTTGAGTTAGAATAA
- a CDS encoding lysophospholipid acyltransferase family protein: MQHFFKQIYTLWCAIVFIGLFLLLFPFFLIIILVPAWHKHCYYLNKFWASVALFLVGIKTEICGLENLNPRLQYVFCANHFSLLDIVSFGFAPHSVVYVGKSSLAKVPLFGFMFKKLHVTVNRKSLKGRYKSLQQALEKMGNERSLVMFPEGGIMSRNIPEMTRFKDGAFRAAITKQIPLVPVTLPDNWIILPDEKIPLISRKKMRMIYHQPISTEGLTMDDVPSLKEKVFKVIAKELKKYH; this comes from the coding sequence ATGCAGCATTTTTTTAAGCAAATATACACACTCTGGTGTGCCATTGTATTCATTGGTCTTTTTCTGCTGTTATTTCCTTTTTTCTTGATTATTATTTTAGTGCCCGCATGGCATAAGCATTGTTATTACCTCAATAAGTTCTGGGCTTCAGTAGCCTTGTTTTTGGTGGGCATTAAAACTGAAATTTGTGGATTGGAAAACCTTAATCCTAGACTTCAATATGTTTTTTGTGCCAACCACTTTTCATTGTTGGACATAGTGAGTTTTGGTTTTGCTCCCCATTCCGTGGTTTATGTTGGCAAAAGTTCATTAGCAAAGGTGCCGTTATTTGGCTTTATGTTCAAAAAATTGCATGTTACAGTCAATCGAAAAAGCTTAAAGGGACGTTATAAATCTTTGCAACAGGCACTTGAGAAAATGGGCAATGAACGTTCCTTAGTAATGTTTCCTGAAGGAGGTATTATGTCAAGGAATATCCCCGAAATGACCCGTTTTAAAGATGGAGCTTTTCGTGCGGCAATTACTAAACAAATTCCACTTGTGCCTGTGACTCTTCCGGATAATTGGATAATTTTACCGGATGAAAAAATTCCTCTAATTAGCAGGAAGAAGATGAGGATGATTTATCACCAACCCATTTCAACTGAAGGGCTCACTATGGATGATGTGCCTTCCTTAAAAGAAAAGGTTTTTAAAGTGATAGCTAAAGAATTAAAGAAATATCATTAG
- the gatC gene encoding Asp-tRNA(Asn)/Glu-tRNA(Gln) amidotransferase subunit GatC gives MSINKETLEKIAHLARLEFDEKSEEKMLKDMNNMLSFVEKLQELDTDNVEPLQAMSFEINQMREDKIKEHLSREKGLKNAPKKDQEYFRVPKVIE, from the coding sequence ATGAGTATCAATAAAGAGACCTTGGAAAAAATTGCTCACCTTGCTCGTTTGGAGTTTGATGAGAAATCAGAAGAAAAGATGTTGAAAGATATGAACAACATGCTTTCATTCGTTGAGAAATTACAGGAATTGGATACTGATAATGTGGAACCTCTGCAAGCAATGTCTTTTGAAATCAATCAAATGCGCGAAGATAAGATAAAAGAACATCTGTCTCGTGAGAAAGGACTTAAGAATGCGCCTAAGAAAGACCAAGAGTATTTCAGAGTACCAAAAGTAATAGAATAA
- a CDS encoding tetratricopeptide repeat protein, protein MARLDFWKDWKLRYRGIYQVLLFIFLLSVAYSFYNQSNSNDLSAPMDVVRKTQSIELSLQNVQDFIFELPIPARNYVIFQGFLALESGFELSGTYLLIAIVFCCFSILMTASTYLSRWWFIIFQSVFVIWLITLKLPYLEILGVDNQMFTFIFVGLILAVGYYFHAFKEDAGLFQRWLAFALILIALLLLVILGSPVEAPVVFMAHHGIIVPVILSIIFIFNVAYEIILHILYILAAKKNSDGSSNLIHFIVLSMLYLVYVGLTFAKNDNLIDWNIVYINEFVLLGISAVLGIWGYKKRSELIGNQLSFRPLGGYVYLVLGILTFSVLAWVFKNGNDPLMDTFEDTIIFSHLGFGVLFFFYVLYNFVGLLNAGHSVYPVVFRPVNIPYNLVRFVGFGIVVVLVLRVSYLPYYQAISGYYNGLADYYEYIEEDEKAETTYKIARQYASTSHKHNFKIGQIEYKDKNWVEASAYFKQANFKRPSVQAYINRAQAQLNASLIFEALFTLEDAQKDFPDNGYLLNMKGLVYERLNKTDSAFIYFDAAERTSTSKQVSEIASVNRLGLFAKNSIDEDLPEQASLNNKPVAYQANYLALANRKREFIDSISLNSEKIPKALTYNDFSFIFNYTLNKTLNNQEFETDTILGLTKLSENEDFAKSLNYAVSSRLNYSARINEAYSYIYSLENADISDAGFYYLVHGLWLLDQQAYAKAAEHFRKAANLKMSKAKTYEAIALILDERLYEAAQVYNKQVETESIAESYLDKDPLYQFLQGNTQKLPDSFLYLWLRTNPSLQPNEKDSIKNHIKDSPFFALFSLKESEDDIINGNYADAKEALTSLNIPAEEEGLLIYQNNLIAALAALSNDQELVQLVEKSTLSVYPYNYKFLWKSFLEIEKGNQDKAEELIVAFGRQNAFFEVGVLFASQYLNGKDEMEKAYEILVEASRLNPNSVEILKSYTLQALRLNLVSYAEDAYEELGSLLSTEEWTEFSEKYQEIAKEMDEIPW, encoded by the coding sequence ATGGCTAGATTAGATTTTTGGAAGGATTGGAAATTAAGATACAGGGGCATTTACCAGGTGCTCCTTTTTATTTTTCTTTTATCGGTTGCTTACAGTTTTTATAATCAAAGCAATAGCAATGATTTGTCTGCTCCAATGGATGTGGTTCGAAAGACGCAAAGTATTGAATTATCTCTCCAGAATGTTCAGGATTTTATATTTGAATTACCTATACCGGCACGTAATTATGTAATTTTTCAGGGGTTTTTAGCATTGGAGTCAGGCTTTGAACTTAGTGGTACGTATTTATTGATTGCTATTGTGTTTTGCTGCTTTTCAATACTGATGACTGCTTCTACATATTTGAGTCGATGGTGGTTTATTATTTTTCAATCGGTTTTTGTAATCTGGTTAATCACACTCAAGCTGCCGTATTTGGAAATATTAGGAGTGGATAACCAGATGTTCACTTTCATATTTGTTGGATTAATTTTAGCAGTTGGCTACTATTTTCATGCATTTAAAGAAGATGCAGGCTTGTTTCAACGTTGGTTAGCTTTTGCATTGATTTTAATAGCCTTGCTGTTGCTTGTCATTTTAGGATCACCTGTTGAAGCCCCGGTTGTTTTCATGGCTCATCACGGAATAATAGTGCCAGTCATCTTATCAATTATCTTCATTTTTAATGTTGCATATGAGATTATACTGCACATCCTCTATATTTTAGCAGCAAAGAAAAATAGTGACGGTAGCTCTAACCTGATTCATTTTATCGTACTATCTATGCTTTACTTGGTATATGTAGGCTTAACATTTGCTAAAAATGATAATCTAATTGACTGGAACATAGTCTATATCAATGAATTCGTGTTATTAGGAATATCAGCGGTTTTAGGTATTTGGGGATATAAAAAGAGGAGTGAGTTGATTGGGAATCAACTCAGTTTTCGTCCGCTCGGTGGTTATGTTTACTTAGTCTTAGGTATTTTGACTTTTTCAGTTCTGGCTTGGGTATTCAAAAATGGGAACGATCCTTTAATGGATACCTTTGAAGATACCATCATTTTCTCTCATTTAGGCTTTGGTGTTTTATTTTTCTTTTATGTACTCTATAATTTTGTGGGCCTTCTTAACGCTGGTCATAGTGTTTATCCTGTAGTATTTCGGCCAGTTAATATTCCTTATAATTTAGTGCGCTTTGTTGGATTTGGGATTGTAGTGGTGTTAGTTCTCCGCGTGTCTTATTTGCCATATTATCAAGCAATTTCCGGTTATTACAATGGCTTGGCAGATTATTACGAATACATAGAAGAAGATGAAAAGGCAGAAACAACTTATAAAATCGCAAGGCAATATGCTTCCACTTCTCACAAGCATAATTTCAAAATTGGACAGATAGAATATAAAGATAAAAATTGGGTTGAAGCATCTGCTTATTTTAAACAAGCAAATTTTAAGCGTCCAAGTGTTCAAGCATACATTAACAGAGCTCAGGCTCAATTGAATGCTAGTTTAATTTTTGAAGCCTTATTTACATTGGAAGATGCTCAAAAAGACTTTCCCGATAATGGGTATTTGCTTAATATGAAGGGTTTAGTTTATGAAAGACTGAACAAGACGGATTCTGCCTTCATATATTTTGATGCAGCAGAAAGGACTTCTACCTCCAAGCAGGTGTCAGAAATTGCTTCAGTAAATCGTTTAGGGCTTTTTGCAAAAAATTCAATTGATGAAGACTTGCCTGAACAAGCCTCACTAAATAATAAGCCAGTAGCATATCAAGCTAATTATTTAGCTTTAGCTAACAGAAAGCGAGAATTTATTGATAGCATTAGTTTGAATTCTGAAAAAATCCCTAAAGCTTTAACCTATAATGATTTCTCTTTCATTTTTAATTACACACTTAATAAAACACTAAATAATCAAGAGTTTGAGACAGATACTATTCTTGGCTTAACCAAACTATCAGAAAATGAAGATTTTGCTAAGTCGTTAAATTATGCTGTTTCTTCTCGCTTGAATTATTCAGCAAGAATCAATGAAGCTTACAGCTATATCTATTCTCTTGAAAATGCAGATATTTCTGATGCTGGATTTTACTATTTGGTTCATGGGTTATGGCTGCTAGATCAGCAAGCTTATGCGAAAGCGGCAGAGCATTTTAGAAAAGCAGCTAATTTGAAAATGAGTAAGGCGAAAACTTATGAAGCCATCGCCCTTATTTTGGATGAAAGATTGTATGAGGCGGCTCAAGTTTACAATAAACAAGTTGAAACTGAATCAATTGCAGAGAGCTATCTCGATAAAGATCCTTTATATCAATTCCTTCAAGGAAACACTCAAAAGCTTCCAGATAGTTTTCTTTATCTGTGGTTAAGAACAAATCCTTCTTTGCAGCCGAATGAAAAGGACTCCATTAAAAATCACATAAAGGACTCTCCATTCTTTGCTTTATTTAGTTTGAAAGAATCAGAGGATGATATTATAAATGGTAATTATGCTGATGCAAAAGAAGCATTAACTAGTCTTAATATTCCCGCTGAAGAGGAAGGTTTACTTATTTATCAAAATAATTTGATTGCAGCTTTGGCCGCACTTTCTAATGATCAAGAGTTGGTGCAATTGGTTGAAAAGTCCACTCTTTCTGTTTATCCCTATAACTATAAATTCTTGTGGAAGTCCTTTCTCGAAATTGAAAAGGGCAATCAGGATAAGGCAGAAGAGCTGATAGTGGCATTTGGAAGACAAAATGCATTTTTCGAAGTTGGAGTTCTTTTTGCAAGTCAATATTTAAATGGAAAAGATGAAATGGAAAAGGCTTATGAAATTTTAGTGGAGGCAAGTCGTTTAAATCCGAATAGTGTTGAGATTTTAAAATCTTATACACTTCAGGCCTTGCGATTGAATTTAGTTTCATACGCTGAAGATGCTTATGAAGAATTAGGAAGTTTATTGAGCACGGAAGAATGGACGGAATTCTCGGAAAAATATCAAGAAATAGCTAAAGAAATGGACGAAATACCTTGGTAA